A stretch of Coccidioides posadasii str. Silveira chromosome 2, complete sequence DNA encodes these proteins:
- a CDS encoding uncharacterized protein (EggNog:ENOG410PQ4Y~COG:S), protein MLHLSDSFVISAGTVAIDIFKNVVLVLYSPSIQKYFLPKGRKDIHESLHDTAVRETLEESGYAVKLLPHKLATNAVHAHRPPERDPVVNSTSTDPVSGAQDVAHLPLAGGSAAPPCPAPPCTILGRNNNHPVCGHQPVSACAESTGIPQRERSTGHLEPLEWHIEPIAVQQRAYQHSYKLIFWYLAEVDSEKSPIEAPREAWEDYEVCWVPAEEAAGKVTREEDGKIIEWALEGARGVKAERNVGGVPAEA, encoded by the coding sequence ATGCTGCATCTCTCGGACTCATTTGTTATCTCGGCTGGCACTGTCGCCATTGACATATTCAAAAACGTTGTACTCGTCCTCTATTCTCCCAGCATCCAGAAATATTTCCTTCCCAAAGGTCGAAAAGATATCCACGAATCTCTGCATGACACCGCCGTCCGCGAGACACTCGAAGAGTCAGGTTACGCAGTTAAGCTCCTCCCGCACAAGCTAGCCACAAACGCGGTACACGCGCACCGGCCTCCCGAGAGAGATCCGGTTGTAAATAGCACGAGTACAGATCCTGTTTCCGGGGCGCAAGATGTGGCTCATCTCCCTCTTGCTGGTGGTTCCGCTGCTCCTCCTTGCCCCGCTCCTCCTTGTACTATTCTTGGTCGGAATAATAATCATCCTGTGTGCGGCCATCAGCCTGTATCTGCTTGCGCTGAAAGCACTGGCATACCTCAGCGGGAACGATCCACCGGGCATCTGGAGCCTCTGGAATGGCATATAGAACCTATTGCAGTTCAACAACGTGCCTATCAGCATTCCTACAAGTTGATTTTTTGGTACCTAGCGGAGGTGGATTCGGAGAAATCGCCAATAGAGGCGCCGCGGGAAGCGTGGGAAGATTATGAAGTCTGCTGGGTTCCGGCGGAGGAAGCGGCGGGGAAGGTGACTAGGGAGGAGGACGGAAAGATCATAGAATGGGCACTGGAGGGGGCAAGGGGTGTTAAAGCGGAGCGGAACGTTGGCGGGGTGCCGGCGGAGGCGTGA
- a CDS encoding uncharacterized protein (EggNog:ENOG410PIF1~COG:U~TransMembrane:6 (i24-43o49-77i98-117o150-170i212-230o272-293i)~BUSCO:3283at33183), translating into MAALPAVMAKPYRRILTSTLHRRFVHASASALLVCYIISILIGTKASLFWSWFPLGSCGLRTLLLFISSLSIFILRVGQLHVGARTTVSSFQTWRQTMFSVSLLQTFGWYLFSAWWFSEVYIWSASTDAELNWVKPGRSFERAQLNERPIYLHSFYFLLAVTQATLHLYYDWDELVIPVAKPSDKSDDRRTHPLEPLLPRITRSLQEIVRHAAVRSGITTVVGPFIYVIFLRKRAWSFTLYFAKLFWNFPRSAEEPPGIIPPLHITFLLRSAVSGMLLVVLWQMSNCLFSIFLGRAPLKKGLPLTNDAKDPNGSLLNGLKAKKAPVLTFALWELCLISQQFPDRRKGIFSDIDREGGSAWSQVFDAASDVIKGITRRITQFQSPLPAPTTISAPESKEMKQATTDNDSLQTLPRLAAAPKEDNIFLAMPKGNTRPERFEAAFGSVAKKYGQSPDWTPPAKAKARQIFDRASAMVLSPEQKQRIAASAQDLKLLTNPTAGATPAGSPSTIHPLLQRFLRSPFGMPFRRPYQRRLREVVLGSPYDQVAPLIDATESLTMLLVASLAEDQFGKVQNDVPAVVRLFTETILALEAFVGEKGMNVHWTDVDFPVNANEKAKCNARKVDEVELVLSSLKTGLSKLLATFRLYLREVGVVGKDLQLARQAAGLSVMD; encoded by the exons ATGGCAGCACTCCCCGCCGTTATGGCAAAACCCTACAGGCGAATCTTAACGTCGACTCTCCATCGGAGATTTGTTCATGCTTCAGCTTCGGCTCTTCTTGTGTGTTACATCATATCTATTTTAATTGGCACCAAGGCGTCTC TTTTCTGGTCATGGTTTCCGCTAGGTTCTTGCGGGCTCCGAACACTGCTTCTATTCATTTCCAGCCTGTCGATATTTATTCTTCGCGTAGGCCAGCTTCACGTTGGCGCCCGTACGACAGTTTCGTCCTTTCAGACATGGCGGCAAACAATGTTTTCTGTAAGCCTGCTTCAAACCTTCGGCTGGTATCTATTCTCCGCATGGTGGTTTAGCGAAGTGTATATCTGGTCAGCTTCAACCGATGCGGAACTAAACTGGGTGAAACCAGGAAG GTCCTTTGAACGGGCACAACTTAACGAGAGACCAATATATCTTCATTCCTTTTACTTCCTCCTCGCAGTCACCCAGGCGACCTTGCACCTATATTATGATTGGGACGAGCTTGTCATTCCAGTGGCTAAACCTTCCGATAAGTCTGACGACCGGCGAACTCATCCACTGGAACCACTACTGCCTCGTATCACGAGGTCGCTCCAAGAAATAGTTCGCCATGCTGCCGTCCGAAGTGGAATAACCACCGTTGTGGGACCGTTCATTTACGTGATATTTTTGAGAAAACGGGCGTGGAGTTTCACGCTCTATTTTGCAAAATTATTCTGGAATTTCCCAAGATCGGCAGAAGAACCTCCCGGAATTATACCGCCTTTACATATAACATTTTTGCTGCGGTCAGCAGTGTCAGGCATGTTGCTTGTTGTATTGTGGCAGATGTCAAATTGTTTGTTTTCGATATTCTTAGGTCGAGCGCCGCTTAAAAAGGGGCTGCCTTTAACGAACGATGCGAAAGATCCGAATGGAAGTCTTCTCAATGGCTTAAAAGCCAAAAAGGCACCAGTTCTTACATTCGCTTTGTGGGAGCTATGTCTTATCAGTCAACAGTTTCCTGATCGTCGGAAAGGAATTTTTAGTGATATTGACCGTGAAGGTGGTTCTGCGTGGAGTCAAGTATTTGATGCGGCTTCGGATGTTATTAAAGGAATCACCAGACGGATAACGCAATTCCAAAGTCCTCTACCAGCTCCTACAACCATTTCCGCCCCTGAAAGCAAAGAAATGAAgcaagcaacaacagataaCGACTCGTTGCAGACGTTACCCCGTCTAGCTGCCGCACCGAAAGAAGATAACATTTTCCTTGCTATGCCAAAAGGAAATACGAGACCCGAGAGGTTTGAAGCCGCCTTTGGCTCTGTGGCCAAAAAATACGGCCAAAGCCCTGATTGGACCCCCCCGGCCAAAGCTAAGGCACGTCAAATTTTCGACCGAGCTTCAGCGATGGTGCTAAGCCCAGAACAAAAACAAAGAATTGCTGCATCTGCACAAGACTTAAAACTGCTTACGAATCCAACAGCGGGTGCCACACCAGCTGGGAGCCCATCGACCATTCACCCGCTCTTGCAACGCTTTTTACGTAGTCCCTTTGGCATGCCGTTCCGGAGGCCCTATCAACGACGCCTGCGTGAAGTCGTTCTGGGATCACCATACGACCAGGTTGCGCCATTAATTGATGCAACTGAGTCTCTCACAATGCTTCTTGTGGCCAGCTTGGCCGAAGATCAATTTGGAAAGGTGCAGAACGATGTTCCTGCAGTGGTGAGACTCTTCACGGAGACAATTCTCGCCCTTGAGGCATTCGTTGGCGAAAAGGGCATGAATGTCCACTGGACAGATGTTGATTTCCCAGTCAATGCTAATGAGAAGGCAAAGTGTAACGCACGGAAGGTGGATGAAGTCGAACTTGTGCTCTCTTCGTTAAAAACTGGACTATCCAAACTTTTAGCTACTTTCCGACTTTACCTTCGAGAAGTGGGTGTTGTAGGAAAGGACCTTCAACTCGCCAGGCAGGCTGCTGGTCTATCAGTGATGGATTAA